Genomic segment of Pecten maximus unplaced genomic scaffold, xPecMax1.1, whole genome shotgun sequence:
TACTGTAATATTCTGTCATTAAACTGTTTCCCTGAAGAACTTTCATCCGAATGCTGATGCAAGGGTGCAACTGATTGGTTAATCTGATAAAGTTTAACGCGTTAAGATTTAACACGTACAAATTATTATGAACGTGATAAAACTgtctttaacgcgttaaatgagaactacatttaacgcgttaaatgtttacatttaacgcgttaagctttaacgcgttaaagctttACGCGTTAAgtcttaacgcgttaaagctttACGCGTTAAgtcttaacgcgttaaaactagttttaacgcgttaaatgttatgtttaacgcgttaaatgtgtttaacgcgttaaagcttaacgcgttaaatgtatctcgtttttgacatgaacggcctttcatagAAGACTcggaaaaaaggagggagatgtgtagcgggactggactgggtcgatcatcagGTATCTCaaatggtagagcatccggctagtgatcggaggtcccgggttcgaacaAACAGGGTGTAACTTACGAGTGGGTGTAAATCCGTATGTAAACCGTACGTAAAAGTTACGGTCCGTTTCACAAAGCATGTGTAACTTACAAGTGGGTGTAAGTTATTCCTGAAACCGGTTGTAACTTACACCACCCTGAGAGGTAGTGTAAATCTGTATGTATCTTTACACCCACTTGTAAGTGCGAATCCAAAATGGCGGCTGGAATGTAATTGATAGATGAGGAAATGAGAAGAGCAATGAGGAGAGAAAGAGTGTTTAGAGAGAGGGAAAATTACCTAGATAAAAACGATGACAGGTATTTAATTGAGCGCTACCGTATGTCACGAGGTGCAATTGTGAGTATAGTTGAAATTATAAAAGATGACTTACTCACCGTAACCAATCGCTCCCACGCCATTGACCCCCAGATACAACTTTTGATTGCCCTGAGGTATTATGCAAAAGGCGGATTTCTTTCGGAAACCGGGGACCTACATGGGGTCAGTCGATCCTCTGTCTCTCGCATTACAAAGCGTGTGACAGATGGAATTATCCATCACCTGAGAGGGACGATCAGTTTTCCGGCGGATGTTTTACAGCTGAAGGAAGGGTTTTATGCCATTGCCCATATTCCAAATGTTGTCGGTGCCATCGACGGCACCTTAATTCCTATCATTGCCCCTTCCGCTGACGAACATACGTATGTATGTAGGAAAGGATTTCATGCACTGAATATCCAAGCTGTCGTCGACAGTAGGTGTAGGTAAGTTAAACGTCATTCACGCTTGAAAACTAACAAAATTCATAGCTATGCTACTTCACAACTTCGCCGATATCGAGAACTGATAGACTCTATGTTAGAGTAGTGCCCCTTTACAGCTTTCTAAAATTAGGAATGGAAACTGAACAGATATATACGGAAATAATCCTCCATGTCTATGACATGATCGTCGCATAAACAAGGGAAGGTTTTACTTACTTTTTTgatagtttgaaaaaaaaacacaaacaaaagatTCAAGTCACCTTTAAATGTTCtattaatataacaaaatatcaagatacatgtatacacagtaTGTGATGTAATTAAATAGACGATACTGCCGACATCAGTATTTCATGAAATTAGATATATTCTAATCAAATTagatttattcaaatttaaaattgagatatctctatttcaatacagatatctgattTAAACCAGTAAAACCCAAATCATAGCAATAGAAAAAAGATTAATTAGCAacttttatattgtattattatgaCACCTACACAAGGGTCCAAAAGAAAACGGTAATTGAGATAAGTTGatttaaataaacacaaaacaatttACCATTTTGTGTGTAATTGATAATATTACATCTAGTAAGAGACTGCATTTAAGTGTTAGTTTAAATAAGCCAAAGAGGTGCTgtgaacattttaaaacttacGGATCATCTCATAGATTTTACAGTACACCCAAGTTTTGTTACTCTCATAATTACTTTCAAATATCAGTCTATTATGACTTTGCATATTGGCCTTGTGTATTAAACAATTAATTTTTAACACTGATAGAATTTTTAGAGAAAGATCATACCACtcttacaaaaataaaaagtgaaaaatatcttcTGGATAAATCAAAATGGAAATGTTCAGTTTAAATATGTTAAACAAGGTCAAATTATTGatgcatattttttatttcaaatgcaGATTTATCAACATAGTAGCTAGGTGGCCTGGGTCTGTCCATGACAGTTTTATTCTGAACAATAGCAATTTGAGTGCAGTTTTTGAGAGACGGGAGATTGATGGATGGCTACTGGGTGACTCGGGGGTATCCCCTTAGACCATGGCTTTTGACACCCATAGCCAATCCAACAACACATGCTGATGACAGGTAAATACATATGCAAATCATGCATGTTTCCAAgaattcaatgaaatattaattccattataatatcaatgCAACATAGTCGGATTTGGGGTGGGTCTTGGCGTATTGATAACGAACACAGGAGTTACTGTCACAATAGAATAAGGTCTATATGATATCCTTACAGCAAAGAAATATAGGTACATTTATCGACACCGACGCGCCAAACTGTACAACAACATTGCATAATTTAATTAGCATCACAAATACATCTGTACATATTTAAAAGATCCGATAACATctgagacatatatacacatgtatatatgtatgtctctGATAACATATAAAGATTATTCTCATTTATCCAAAGTTAAAACTAAAAGAACATAGAATGATTAGCAGAAATACAAATAGACCATTGGAAAAATCACGACGAACATAATAAGTTACAATCATCggtaaaattatgaaattatcgatcgcataaatatataataaataaatagataaatgctAACATTTACCTTACTTGGCATGCACAGGACATATAAAAAATGCAAAGTAGAACTACATGTACCAAACGCCGGCAAAAGTACAATAGCAagtaagaaagaaagaaagaaagaaagagaaaaaacGTGTCCGTCAGTGGTCAAACCCGTTTCATGCCTACTTACGTCACACGAACACTATAACACCACAAAACACACGACGTAGGATACGCACAACGCAACAACCACAAAACGATCACTGTGCGCAGGCACAAATAAACACGATGTGGAATACGAACAACACAGACATAAAACAACGAGCAATATAAAAATAACCAGATGTCACATCAATTTGTCCATTACAAACAATTGCACTGGTTATAAATTTACTGAATGATTTATCACTGGCAGTTAGCGTAACATGCTAATTATAACGACATCATCATTTAATGATCCAACCATGTAATAATCCTTAAGGTGGCAATGTAAATTAGAAATTATATGAGTTGTATATTGCTGGTGTTCATGAGTAATGTAACCGATTGTGATCActcaatacttatttaattaaagGTATTCGAATTTTAACAAAGCTGACCCCTATGGACTAGAaagtatatatttgaaattatgtATTCCAATCTAGTGCATTATAAGAGTTGTGTATACTTGAAATGCTATCCTAGGTACATGTACTGGCAAAATGGGTCTTCTAGAACTTAATCATGAGAAgattcttttaattttttttatcttagaAATAAGTTACGGTCATTCATATTAGGAAACAACCTAAATACCTCATGATAAATATCAGCACCCAGTCTTCTAGAATAAGTAAGAAGTTAAAATGGTGATCATTCACCTTACCATGAACTCGCTTGGACGGAGACTTGTAATAGTAAAGCTCTATGGATTAATAGCAGTCTCTTTTTTCAAATTGAAGGTACAACCGCGCCCACAAGAAAACCAGAAGTGTTATTGAAAGGGCCTTTGGTATTTGCAAATCTCGATTCATGTATGaacataaaatgtacatatctatAAAGGAAAAAGGCCTAATCTTTGTTATGAAGAAAAGTAGTTAAAGATGATAATTTGAAGTGTACGTGATACCAGTTTCACAGTATTATACCAAAAAAAGTTAATGAAACTGAAGTATTTCACAAGCCCTTCACAGGAACAGAATTATTAACATTCAtatattcaaatacatgtaacagtaattATTAAGTGACAATGAGATGGTCATACCATATATTTCAGGTGTCTACATAAATCAGCAGGACACTTGATGTCATCCCCTGAGAGAAGTTGCAGGATCATTTATGCATGCTTTATTCTGCACAATATATGCATTGAAAACAACATTCCTTTTGCGGAGGAAGAACTTGATGAAGATGAAGATGAGATTACATACAATGGACCAATAAATGATGGTGTTTCAACTAGACGTGCCCTAATCCAGAGCAGGTTCTCAAATTGAACTCTGtttgaatgtacatgtacagacatttaaagatacacctgtatgttaacaaaatatttacatgcaCATCTATAAACCAAAAAACCCATTATCATGTTTATAATTAAGCTCTTCGAATTCGGTCACacaaaaaaaatgcaaataagAAAATTCTGCATTATATATCCCCTGCAAAAAATTTACTTCATAGCAATTCATCAAAATCCTAGGAATAATTCTATGTTTTATGTAATGTCTTAATATAAgatttaatattaaattatttttaatatgtcCATGATGTACTATTAACTATTTATTTATCTCAGCCACCACttgattttgtttatcaaattaGCTGTTTATTAATTCATTGGGTTTATGCTACAGACTTATAATAGAAAAAGAATActtcaaaatttaataaaagGTGAAACTGATGGTGATAAGTCCAGTGGATGGCTGGAAATACATGTGAAATTTGCAGCAATTTTATTAAGAGCTGCCAGCTGTGCTCTCTGGATCTCCACCAATGACCCAAGCATGTCTAACTTCTTCCTCTCTATGTCCAAGAGCTGTTCACTGTAGCTGGCTTCTGaagtaaatatacatatgttaatGATAGGCTCAACTTATGCTAGTACAAATTAGTGACTTATTTAAACTGAGGCAAAAGATTATTTATCTTTGTCTAAGATCATCATATAGATACAGCCTTGTAGATTGTTGCATTTGGCTATGAAAATCAACCTTGAATGTATACCATTATCAGTACACGTATTCAATTTATTTACTTACTTGCTGCAGATGATCTGGATGTATTCACTTCTTCTTGGATGTGAGCAGTTTTTTCTTTCCTTACTGTTAATGTAATTTTTAAGATACATTTTGAGATTGAATAATAGCCTGTACTTGAATGTAGAGTTTATTGTATTTTTCTGCTAATGCATGATTTTCCAATTTGAAGATCTAAGAGAATTCTTGCCTTAAAATTGAAATTTCCTGGTTTTGAATGCCATCTATATATGATATGAAAAAAGAATAAATGCTATGGGCCTCTGTATTGCTCATGCTATGAACCCTATCATGTTATGGAGAAGTTTTTCATACTAACTTTATATTTACCCTATCATCCAACCTTCCTTAGTGCAATATGCTGTAGATGAAATGAAggaacacagggacttgtgatTATCAGGAGGCTGTTTGCAGATCATCAACACATTTTGTAGTTCAAGGTCAATTAGGAAAATATGTAGCCCTTTATTGGATCATACTTCTGGCCAACTATTATGGCCTTTTTGCTTCTAcattatcaagaagaagttgtttaaatggtaAATTTGTCATATGGTGGACAGACAATAGAATGTCCTTTTAGCAGCTAATAATACACAGAAAACATACCTTTGGAAAAACTGGTGCTGGCCACGGATAGTGTATCCTGAAGAGTGTTTATGCTTCTGATACCTGAACAATTACAAGAAATGCCTtattgattttttctgtatgttTAAATGTGTCTTAATTAGGCATTCCTGTGAAAAATGGAATGATATATCAAATCTTTAATTTAAGATGCAAGAAAAGCAATAAGATGCATTACTAAAAGACACCATCATCAATATCTATGACACTGTGATCAAAATTTGAAGTTCATTCAAATCATCAAACAGATATTTACCAGGCTCTGATTCCGGCTTTTCAATTTCTTCAACAGGCACTGAAATTTGAAACTTACCAAATCAATATGGGAAAAACATTTTGTGTTGCTGAACTCTGCTTATATTACTCGAAACCATCCCAACACAAGATTCGTCTTATGTGACTACTATCAAAATTGCTATTTGAATAAGAATGAAACAGTCGATAGAAATGCAATTCACTTGATGTTAATAAACTAAAATTATTTCTTcttcatattttattatataatagaATCTTACTTGTCACGAAAAATAATAGAAGAATAAACTAAAGTgtcatttatcatttttgaaTATGTCTAAGAAATGAAAACCATTTAACTGTTAAGGTTAATGTTCAATTTATAAATTAATAAGGTTATAG
This window contains:
- the LOC117319297 gene encoding LOW QUALITY PROTEIN: putative nuclease HARBI1 (The sequence of the model RefSeq protein was modified relative to this genomic sequence to represent the inferred CDS: deleted 1 base in 1 codon) — its product is MRRAMRRERVFRERENYLDKNDDRYLIERYRMSRGAIVSIVEIIKDDLLTVTNRSHAIDPQIQLLIALRYYAKGGFLSETGDLHGVSRSSVSRITKRVTDGIIHHLRGTISFPADVLQLKEGFYAIAHIPNVVGAIDGTLIPIIAPSADEHTYVCRKGFHALNIQAVVDSRCRFINIVARWPGSVHDSFILNNSNLSAVFERREIDGWLLGDSGYPLRPWLLTPIANPTTHADDRYNRAHKKTRSVIERAFGICKSRFMCLHKSAGHLMSSPERSCRIIYACFILHNICIENNIPFAEEELDEDEDEITYNGPINDGVSTRRALIQSRFSN